The Plasmodium vivax chromosome 13, whole genome shotgun sequence nucleotide sequence ACGAATTCAAcatattaacattttcattaaaaagatattaaCCGATAAGGTCGAAGTGGAGAAACATTTCAATCGAATTATTAAAGCGACAGAAAGTTACAAAAATGATCTGCTGAAGACGGCGGATGTAGACTCCAACTTCAAATTTGCAGggatgatgaagaagctCGAAGAGCTGTCCATATCGCTGGCAGAAAAAACCAGGGACTTCAACGTCTTGGCTGAGTTTCACCTAAACTTGAGGAAAcaaatggagaagaaggatTCGCTGATTAAGGAGCTCCGGGAAGAGAACAAGCTGTTTTATCTCGTCCCCAAGTATAACGAGCTGCTACAGGAGCTAAGTGCGCAGGATGAAGAGACGAGTCAGGCGGGTAAGGAGCTGAAGAGGGAGTTCCTACTCATGTATGGACGACTGATGCTCTCCAGAAAGAGACTACAAGAAAAGGAGGTAATCGAAAATGACATGCgaaatttgaataaaaaaatctacaCCGAGTTGGTAGAGTCCATAGCCATCATCAAAAATCTCGAGTCTCAAAACAGGTTCTTAGAATTTAAGTTAAACATGGagaataagaaaaagggggagaaggtgaagaagctgatgggggagaaggagatGCTCAATAAGATTGTAGGCGAGATGGAGAAAATGCTCGAGGAGGCCAACATCGACGCGAGCGAGGTGAAGAACCAAATTGTGGCTAGCTACAACAATGGGAACGTTTCCATGCTTGATCTGCCGAGTGAGGacgagggggagcagcgcgAGAGGAGAAAGGAatcgggggggaaaaggaagaagcggaaggagaaggagaagggagCGGCAAcgggaaagggaaaggaaaagaagaagggagcggggaaggagaagaaaaaaggaacggaGCAGGGCGGCAAAAAGGGCGGCAGAGTTGACGCCAACGATGAGGTACCGTATGACACCCAAAACGACGCCGAACGGGACtcgcggaaaaaaaacgcgcttCAGGAAAGCGCACCCCGGGAAATTGCTGCCAAGGGCAAAGCCCCCGCGAAGaggcaacaaaaaaaggaggcgaCTGTCAACCGCGCCTATTCCGCAGAAAAAATCATCAAAAAATCTGTGAGCAGGATAGACACCAATTTGTCCCTCAAGAGGGCGGGtgcgaaaaaggggaccTCCCGGGATAGAGGCGGTTTAGGCGGCGTAAGCGGCGCAAGCCGTTTGCGTGAAAGTGGGAGAGACGGTCCACtggaaaaaaacgccaaactcgaaattaacaaaaaaggcgtgaacaaggttaaaaaaaaagcgggcAACGACTTGGGCGATGCAGGCACGTCTGAGAAGcttaagttaaaaaatagtcttgccaaaaaaacggggaaaaaaaagacacaaTATAGCGATTCAGAAGAAGTGAAACCTTTGGGCGCCTTAAACCCAAGCAACAGCGTCGTAAAGaagaagcataaaaaaaaaaccgttaaggggaagaaaagaaaccTGTTAAAATACTTAAACCAAGGGGGCAGCAGCAGGGACAGGGAAAACCTCGAAACGGTGCTCTCCgatgaaaatgaatttcAGGACTACAAAAATGGTAGCTCCACGACGGACTGCGAAGCGAACGAAATGCGCAACATACTGAACCAGGAAattgagaagaaaaagaaaataagcAAGTGATGTTGTGCCTccctggggggggcggcagAAAGGTTCGCCAtcagaggggaaaaaaaaaaaaaaaaaatatcaaagaGGGACACTAAGTGGGAAGCGAAGTGGACAGCGACGTGGTCCTCCTTGTGAacattttcccctcctcaAATGAGCTTGCCCGACACATATCAGACGACTCCGCGCATTCCCCGCCGCCACCCGGCGAGTTACCGAATACTGGGTAACGACTTCGTGTGCAAGTAgaacagctagccatttttagcaagtgcataattttttttttttttttttttttccatatttgacgaatggctagctagccaaaatgtcaACAGCTGCCTATTGtaacttataaaaaaggcCAAGCCAAAGTTGTCTTTTTCGCTGCGTCGAAGCTGTTTTtaagaaacattttttatgcgtTCATGTTCACCATTtgtcaattatttttcattttaacattctgtacacttttttttgtattgccttttttttgtaactgtGCTCATTTTTAACCTCCTCCATTCACCCCTCTGTAGTTGCGTATGCTTTCCTCTTCGTAGGGGCACATTTAAAAGTTGTCTTTTTGTCTGGACAAGAGTTCCACCCACTGCTCCGCTCAAACGGTACAAcagttttattttgccatttcaTCCCCCCCTATTCTCCGTCGCGTCGCAAAAATGGTCACGCTGAACAGTACAACCCCCCAAGTTGTGATCGAATCGTCAGGAGTCCCGACCATCCGCACAAGTAGCATCATCCCCCCCGTGGTGTTAACCACGCCCCTGggaaaaaacatatacaGCAGCTATTCATACAGTAACCCTGTCTCCAGCTCGTACAGCTCATCTCACCACAATGAGTATAAATACAACTGGGAGAGGGTGACCACCAAGCCATCACACAGCAGTCAGCATGACGAGTACCTAAAAACGTATGAAGTACCCACAGGGGTATACTACGAAGCGATGcccttaaaaaggaacacaaaCAACGTTTTTGAAGTAACTCCATCGAAGGAGgaattaaacaaaataaattataatccCCGGATGGAGGTCTACTCCACTTgcaattttgtaataattatgatggACTTACCAGGGGTGTGtagagaaaatttaaaagtcGAGTTAGAAAATGGGGTGCTAAAAATATTCGGCCACAAGTACAAAGTGCCACTGGAGGAACTACAAACGGAACATGAATACCACACGAAAATAATTGAACGAGTTAGCGAGTACTATTTTTGCAAGACGTTCCAGATGCCTCCGGCCTTTTCCGACGGGCAGAGTATTTCCTGCACGTTGCGCGACGGCGAGCTGACTCTCAAGATGTTGGCCTCCGAGTTGCGGGCGCATAAGAGAGTCGTCGAGGTGCAGTCCTAGCGGTGGGAAGCGAATGCGCACATAGACGGGTGCACCCCATAGGTACTTCCACCCATGGGTAACCACTTTGGAgaggtatttttttcccccacatAGAAGCCGCACCTGTGTTACATACGCCTGCACCTTTGGGCCCCCCCACGGgtgtgccctttttttttcgtgtccACTTTGAGgcctattttttccatcccaACTTACCCCTTTTCACGGGTAGACGCCCATTCTGCTGAGCTTCTCCAAACAGCAAcgcagaacaaaaaaaacaaaccatTTTGAAAGAAGTCCCTAGTGCGGGAGTTCCACAGGGGTGCACACGAAGCGGTGCATATGCAGAAGTGCAGCTGGATAAGTCcatggttaaaaaaaaaaaaaataaaaggtcTACCGCGGGGAGGCACTAGCGGTGGTGCCCCCCTCACTGCAGAGTAAGGCACACCACATCGTGCCTCTTTGCACGTTCACCCCGCGTTCAAGGATGCCAATTTGCCTGCGAACCGTTGCGAGTTCACCAAACTGTGCAGCAGAATTCTCTTCCTGAGCAAATTAAACTTGTCTCGAATTAGTTGGTGCTTCTGGTAACAGAGCTGGATGTCCTTCACCAGAGTGGCGTTTTTTTCAATGAGCGCTTTGCTCATATTTTGAAGAGACGCATGGGACTTCACAAAGTGTATAACGTCTACGCCTAGCGAATGaataatcctttttttaattttctcaaatttattttcatagtAAAAATTCAAGTCCAGGAAGAAATAGTACACCTGGACGACTTGTTCGAGGAAATtgattttcccttttatatCGCTGGGAAGGGAGTctaagtttatttttttttttttcaaaaaataatccttCACATGTATGTagtcattttttactttgattaattttttgagcAACATGGTGCAGGGTAGGTTTTCACACTTTTTGGAGTCTCCCTTAAGGACGTGCACCTTAATATCGTTTATGAGTGTCTCTGGGTTTACTTGTTCGACGGTACTTCCAACACCGCAgttgtattttttgcaaacggCGGAAGTGCTCTCTTCACACATTGGGTTTTTTCCGTGAATGTCATTTCCGCCCTCATTGTCATTACTGTGTAGGATGACGAATacgtgttttaaaaaatcgatCTCTTCTGTGCTGTGCAGTTGGTGGTTACCTGTGGTGGCGCTTCTTCCGTTTGGGGTGAGCCTACCATGTGTTAGGTATGAAGACTCTCCTCTAACGTTTTCAACATGTTTGCCCCACAGCAGGGCAGCACTTCTGGGGGAGAGCTCCCCCACGTGGTTGCTCTCACTGCAGAGGGGCAATCGCGGGGAAGAGCTTACACCAACGCTGCCGCGACACATATGGGTGATCATTTTCCTGGGTCCCACTGCATTCACACCGCGTCGCAACGtactctccccttttgtggcCGCGTCACGATTGAGGAACATACTGCAGAGGGCCCCCCTCCCttggtaaaaaatgaagctcCTCTTTATCAACGAATTCATGTAATCATTGCAGCGTGAGTTTACATAAAGGGAGAGCATATTAGCATACGTGTTCAAATCCATCGAGTCGTCGTCCACCACTTCAGtgctaatataaaaatttctcaGTTTTGCCTGTGGAGGGATGTGGCATACCGGTTTGcacttccttttctcccttaCTAGCAAAAGGGTATTCTTTGTTCCCTCTGCAGGGAGATTTGAGCTTTCCGGCCTGCTGACAATCCGCAACTTGAAGCAGTCATATATgaggaacaaatttttatacactGAGGAGGTGAAGAAATTGATGTTCCTGCTCATGaacagtttttcttttctctgGCTGTCCAGGTTTACGAAGTGCGTGAAGATGCAGTACACCTCGCTTGGCGGGTGGCTCCCCTGGGAGGCGCCGCCGCTTCCGCAGCGACCGCCACTACCGCCGCTATTACTTTCCTGCACAACTACCGGGTGAAGAACGCACTGCACGTCGTAGAGGGCGCTGGACTGCAGGC carries:
- a CDS encoding heat shock protein, class I, putative (encoded by transcript PVX_084585A) encodes the protein MVTLNSTTPQVVIESSGVPTIRTSSIIPPVVLTTPLGKNIYSSYSYSNPVSSSYSSSHHNEYKYNWERVTTKPSHSSQHDEYLKTYEVPTGVYYEAMPLKRNTNNVFEVTPSKEELNKINYNPRMEVYSTCNFVIIMMDLPGVCRENLKVELENGVLKIFGHKYKVPLEELQTEHEYHTKIIERVSEYYFCKTFQMPPAFSDGQSISCTLRDGELTLKMLASELRAHKRVVEVQS